The genomic stretch AGGATCCAGGCCCAGATTTAAGCAGGGGACAGGCCGCAGTGAAGGAGTGGCCGGGGCTTGTCTGGCACCAGGAAGGTGTGCAGGTGTGTGCTGGTGCAGGGGCAGAGCGCCAGCTCAGGAGGCCTGGAGCACACACCAGTGCTTGCTTTGGGAAGAACACTGAGCAGTAACTGTGTGAAGGGGGACATCACTGGTCATCACGCTGTCTGGGGGACAGTCAGAGAGGCTGGGACCTCTGGGTTGTCCCCCCTGGGGTGGAGCGGGGTTTGGGTGGCCACGTTCCCGTTCAGGCAGCAAGGGCTCTTCCAGTGAGGCCACCAAGCTGCCTCAGCTGCTGGCAGATGGTCTGAGAGGCTGCCATGGCATTTAGGGTGGGCCAAAGACAAGGCGTGGCTCACACCTGGGGGGTGGCCAGGTGGAGCGGGGCATGGCCCAGCTGCCCGGGAACCCGGGGCCcggtggtgggggcggggccagaGGGGGCCAGCTCACTTCCAGCAGTGCTCCAGGGAGCTGTGGGGCTGGAGCTTGAGCTTCTGGGGGCAGAGCAGCTTGGCGAAGGCTCGGCGGAAGCTGTGGTGGCACAGCGGATAGAGGACAGGGTTGACGGCCGAGTTGGCCCACAGCAGCCAGAAGGACGTCTCGTACCAGTAGTCAGGGATGCAGTGGCCATGGCAGGCGGCCCGGATGATCATCAGGAGAGTGTACGGGGCCCAGCAGAGTCCAAAGATGCTCACGATGACTGCCAGTGACTTGGCCACCTTCTTGTCCCGCGAGAGCCGGAAGCGCTGGGTGATGCTCTGGGACACCATCTTCATGCGCTTCTCCAGGGATCCTGAGGACGCAGATGGCTTGGAGCCCCTCTTGAGCGAGCGGGGCCGCTCGGTGCCCCTCGAGGAGCTGCCGGAGCTGGAGGTGGGTGAGGCCACAGCACCCCCACCGCTGCCACCCCCGAGGGCCACCTCCCCAGCCTCAGTGCCTGGGGCCACCTCACTGACCCCAGACCCATGCTGATGCAGCGGCACGGCTTCCCCGCACCCCTTCTgccagcagccccagcagccGGAGGCGGCGGGCAGTGGAGAGGGCTGGGCCTCGGGCATGGGCTCCGAGCCCGCCACCTCACGCGCCCCATCCAGCCGGACGCGCGTGCGCCTCTGGATGTTCAGGTAGATGCTCAGGTTGAAGAAGGTGACACTCAGGAAGGGTGTGAAGAACTCAAGGGTGGAGGCCGTGATGAGAAAGTACCAGTTGTAGAAAAACTCAGCATAGCAGTG from Vicugna pacos chromosome 19, VicPac4, whole genome shotgun sequence encodes the following:
- the HRH3 gene encoding histamine H3 receptor, with translation MERSPPDGPLNASGALTGEAAAAAGGARGFSAAWTAVLAALMALLIVATVLGNALVMLAFVADSSLRTQNNFFLLNLAISDFLVGAFCIPLYVPYVLTGRWPFGRGLCKLWLVVDYLLCTSSVFNIVLISYDRFLSVTRAVSYRAQQGDTRRAVWKMVLVWVLAFLLYGPAILSWEYLSGGSSIPEGHCYAEFFYNWYFLITASTLEFFTPFLSVTFFNLSIYLNIQRRTRVRLDGAREVAGSEPMPEAQPSPLPAASGCWGCWQKGCGEAVPLHQHGSGVSEVAPGTEAGEVALGGGSGGGAVASPTSSSGSSSRGTERPRSLKRGSKPSASSGSLEKRMKMVSQSITQRFRLSRDKKVAKSLAVIVSIFGLCWAPYTLLMIIRAACHGHCIPDYWYETSFWLLWANSAVNPVLYPLCHHSFRRAFAKLLCPQKLKLQPHSSLEHCWK